The DNA sequence TCATTGGCACTGCTGCCGCTCCAACTCTTTTCCCACCATATAGCTTCCAGATTACCACATCGGAAGGAGTCACCACTAAATTTAACCTCTATGATGGTGGTCTGGTAGCTGGAAATCCTGTATGTCCCACTCCCACCTTCCCCATATCACtaatctcttttctctctctctctctgttaatctctctttctctctctctccacagaCATTGGTTGCTCTAACTGAAACGGTAAAGGAGATGAATGGGAACGTGGATTATACAAAGTTTCGGGTTCTCTCTCTTGGCACAGGAACAGAAGAGTTCCAAGGATATGAAGCTGATAGTCACTGTTGGGGCAAAGTTGCTTTAAAATATCTATTATATGATCCAATACTCTCGACTGCCGGAGAACGCATGGCTGAAGTATATGCTGGCATGCTTCTCCGAACTGATATTTACCCAAACAACTATATACGGATACAggtacgtacttttatatatatatatatatatatatataatatacgcCCTCtcactatccattttttacattGGTTATTGATTATAGTTTTTGGTGAATTATGTAACCAAAAACTTAAGTCCCATATTGATTCTGAGTGGGATTCCGTCTCCTCATATTTAGGAACACTTCGTCTTATCAGATTAGTCTTTTGATACAGAAATTTACATGGTATCCAAGTGGGTTCTCAATTGGGTTCTTTTCATTTTCGTCCGATTCTGTCTTCCCCTTTCTAGTTACATCAAACACCTCCTCTTATCAGATCGGTcttttgaaaatgaaatttgactctctctttctctctctcaaccaaAAACTTAAGCTATTAAGTGAAGAGGCCTAACTGGTACATATTGTCATCTATGTAATGCTATAGGCCTATAATTACTTAAAGATAATGCCTTTTGCACAATGTTTAATTGAAGATTACAAGTTACTGACTAGCAATGAAACCAGATTGACACCTTAAACAGCACTGAAAATAACATGGAGGATCCAAGCACTGAAAACCTTCAGAATCTTGTGGAAATAGGAGAAAAACTCTTGAACCAAACTCTTACTAGGTACGACCCAAGTACTGGTAGGTTTCTACCAGTTAGTAATGGTGTCACAACTCGGCAGTCTCTCCTTAGgtaagcctctctctctctctctctctctctctctctcattttgatGAAATTGATGCTCGACTTATGTGGTTGGTTGTTTTTGCAGGTTTGCAGAAGAATTATCTGCTGAGAAGAAACGGCGTGAGACTAAGCGCAAATTATTTGGAGCCATATGATATTCCCTGCTGCTCTTTAGTACTTATTTAAGACACGATTAGAGCTAAGTTAGCAAATAGTTGTTCTAAATAAAACCATGTCAAgaaataaagggaagggaagggaaccTTGAGAAGCCCTAATAGTGTGTGTTTATGTTTGGACATTTGGTGATGGATACACCACATCTGCATATATGTTTGCCATATTTACTACTTAATATTGTAATATCAATAAAATTCAGGAGTGATTTATCAGCTTGGATTTATAACGAATGGGGTTGGGAGGTaacatatttccttccataggTAATCTCACTTTTCTGCATTATCTTAATTTTGCCAACGGTAACTTCCATGGCAAAATCCCCCATGAAATCGGTAAGCTGAATCGACTAcagtacattttttttctaaacaatAGTCTCTAAGGAGAAATTCCTACTGGCTTGGGAAATTGCACTCATTTAAGAGAAATTCACTTTGCCTATAACAATCTGGTTGGGAAGATTCTGGTTGAACTTTTTACATCTTCCTCAAAGCAGGGGAGAATTTCTATCAAGGTTAATGGCTTAACAGGAGAAATACCAGCTTCTATTGGGAACATTTCCTCcttcaaaattatttctttgaGTGAGTATGGCTTAACAAGAGATATACCAGAATCCTTAGGCCAGCTGAGAAACTTAATCTTACTATCACTTAGTCTAAACAAGCTATCTGGTATGTTCCCTATCTCACTATATAATCTCTCATTTCTTATTACTATTTCTGTTGAAGAGAACCAATTGCATGGGAGCCTTCCACAAGACATAGGCTTCACTCTTCCAAATCTCCAAGATTTAGAAATTGGAGGCAAATTTTTCTCAGGGACCATTCCAGCTTCCATCTCCAATATTTCTACACCCATAACACTTGATCTTGATTTTATAAGTTTTATTGGTCCACTCCCTAGCAGCTTAGGTGGTTTTCAAAGTGTTGAAATATTCATTATTAGTGGAAATCAATTTGGAGAAGGGGAAGGtaatggtttaggttttgtgaATTCTTTGGTCAATTGTACACATCTAGATTCTTTGGACCTACATTCTGAACTTTAAAGCCAATTTCTCAACACAACTCTCATAGCTACTTTTAGGATGGAATCAAATATCTTAACCCATTCCTATTGAGATTGAGAATCTCGTCAATTTAACCTTTTTGGCCATGGCTTAGAATTTTCTAGAAGGTAATATTGCATCAAGTCTAGGGAAACTTCCAAAGCTTCAAAGATTAGACATGCGTGCAAATAGATTTTTAGGAGAGATACATTCCTCTCTAGGAAATCTCACTCTTTTGTATGAGTTCCATTTAGAATCCAATAACTTGAATGCAAGCATTCCTTCCAACCTTGGAAATTGTCAACAGTTACAGATCATAAACCTTAGTCACAGTAACCATCAAAGCCCAATACCTAAACAACTCTTTCATATTTCCTACTTATCAATATCTCTCGACTTATCTAACAATTCTCTGGTCGGTTCCTTACCAATAGAATTTGGTAACTTGAAGAGTGTTGCTACAATAGATATCTCCGAAAACAGATTGTCTGGGAAAATCCCCTCCTCCATTGGTGATTGTAATAATTTGGAACATCTTTATATGAGGGGTAATTTCTTTGAAGGATCCATTCCTCAATCTTTGACTCTTTTGAAGgggcttcatgtcttgattcaaAAGCAAAGATTTAAAAGTCCTTGTTTATGAGTCCATGCCCAATGGGAGTCTAGACTATTGGTTACATCTGCAAATGGAAGCGCATAATCATTCAAGGAATTTAAGCCTTCTTCAATGATTAAACATCGCAATTGATGTGGCTTCTGCATTGGATTACCTTCATTACCACTGTTATTGGGCAGTTGTTCATTCTGACTTGAAGCCAAGCTATATTCTACTTGATAATGATATGATTGCACATGTTGGTGATTTTGGTGAGGCTACATTTAGAACATGACGAAAATTCATCCCAAGCTCAAACTAGTACCATTGGGATAAAAGGATCCATTGGCTATGCTGCTCCaggtaataaataaattatacaaTTCTATTTTGGGTTACCaatatttaaattttgatttgtatATCCAAATGCCCTTTACTAAGTTGTTGTCTATTCTAATCAGAATCTGTTGCAGGTTGTTAAACATGACCCAAATGATGATTCAGAAAAATGATCCAAATCTATGACCCTTTCATTAATTTAATACTTCAATTCAATTATAATTGGATATTCAATCTTATTCTTAATAGTTGATTGAGTATGTCAACTCATATTTCTATCCAAATTAGAGTGGCTCATGGTTTCATCCATATTAGGAATTTGTTACACTACGAAAGTACGAATGCGTTGGATTCTAGAATCTAAGTTGACATAATTTATATTAGATTCTTTTTAACATAATCAAAAAATTATGGTTCCCATATTGGAGAAATGACCATGTAATTGGCTACTtttgaataattatttttcaattttcatatttcatattgtatttttttttttttgtaaaatatgaaaattttgcaaatcttttattgttatataaTAATGTGAGGtttctaaatttcaaaatatggCATGGGTGGAACAGCAACTATACAAGGGGACATGTTAGCTATGGGATCCTTTTATTTGAGATGTTCATAGGGAATAGGCCAACAAATCAAATGTTTACTGATGACTTAAATATCCATAATTTTGCAAAAGCAGCTTTACCTGGACACTTGATGCAAGTTTTAGATTCAACACTCCCACCCGAAGAAGAACataaagaagaaattgaagagcATGCTATCATCAAAACTAAAGATCCTACTCATAGGAAAGATAAACTGCATAATTGCATAACGTCAATCAAATGCTCCATGGAATCACCAAGAGAATGTATGCACATGAATGATGTTGTCAAGAGACTACatttaaataagaaaatttttcttgaagCATGAATTAATCGATACAGAGCTGAGGTGATTATGATTTGTCACATTTGTAGTTATTGTGTTGTCCTGACCGTTTAATGCTCATGAAAAAGCTGGGCAAAAAGAGTTAATAGATTATGTAGCAGTTGTAGGTCATCACAAATGTTATCCTATACCTTGGCAGCCTTTCAAACATTTGATAATAATGGCTGCTAGGTGTGATCTTGGTATCTACAACTATTGTGAAAAATGCCTATGTCATGTTTGATTgaatatttgaatttgaatctttccaccaaaaaaaagaatatttgaatttgaatggaTTTTGTATTCTtgctatttctttgctttcAATACTGAGCTTATTCTATGTAAGTCCATCTAAAGCCTTACACGTCAATGTGCTCAACAATATCTCTCTTGATCTATATGTAAGACCAACCCTTAGCTTTATAGGCATGTGCTTTTTTAATTGGAAAATTATGTACCCCTTCATTCACTCTCATACCGATCCTGGTAGCCCCAGATATTTCAATGCTCTATTTTGCCATTTTAACCATAAATTAGCCTGAAACATGAAAGATGTACAGGGGAATTGGGGTCCACTTGTTCACAAAATATCAACCCCTCCAACCTGCCATGTTATGGTTATTGGGGATCGCAGTTATGGAAGGCATGGCAAAGTACATTGCTTGTATCCAAGTATGGTGAGACACCACATTCTATTATCCTCTCTTGGATTTACCCCTCTCAACTTCATATAGGTTCCCGGGAATCCAGGCCAAACCACAAGGGTTTGGGTACCCTCCTGGATTGGGACATAGGCTGTTAaacatggaagaagaagaagcaaaaggaGAAGTCCCAAGTTAAAAGAGGAAAGGAAGCATGGTCTACGAAGCACCAAACAGCCTTCATCAACAGAAATGAGTTAaaacccgaaaaaaaaaaaggttcaaacATGGTGAACAATCCAATcccactaaaaataaaataaatgttgaTTGTTGCTAGCGTTTCTTGGCTTATGAAACAATGGTCTTATTGTGAGTCCTCTGGCATCAGTGTGTCAAGCAATGAATTCTGGGGCTCCAACTCTTCATGCCATGTAGGAAGGGTGTCTCCTGGGTGGAACTTCCTTGAAACCCCTTCTGAGTTCATCTGCAAGTCATATGCCAAAGATTGGAAAAACAATAATTGACAAAACCAAAGCATATACAAGTGATGACTCCATCTGAATGAAGTTTAAGAGAGAATGTTCTCGGTGGAGGAGTGCAGCCTCCACCAGAGTCTGCAGTCTCTCTCCTTCCCCCATGTGAAATGACTTATACAgacaaaagagagagacagactgGGAGGCGCTAGTGTAGGCTGCTCTCCCCCCACAGAGAATACTCTCCCGaaatttaggctgtgtttggtatgcattctggACCCTATGCTATAAAATTGTGCATCATTAGTTAATGTCAACTAAATGCATTCTGCAAAAGAAGATCCTATATTATTAACTAATGATGTACAATTTTATAGCATAGGTGAGATCCCCACAATCTCACAGGATGAACAGAACTATATCAATTTTAGAATGGCACCGGATTGACAGTCCAAACAGTAGCTCATCATTTCAAATTGGTAATATACACTTATCCTTGAAAATATAGATTTGGGTTTTAAaccgtcttttttttttttctttttttctttttttttgggggggtgtaCGGGGGTGTGGTCGGGAATTGAGGATGAGAGAGGCAGACACAGGGAGTGTTGGTGTAGGCTGTGCTCCCAGACAGAGaacctcttcccttttttttttttttttttttatatagctTGAGATGTTTTTAAAGAGAATTCAACAGAGAGAAGAAACTCACAGTGACAGTGCGAACAACACCTCCACTAGCACCATCTCTAGCAATAGCAAGAGAGACTGCCTTCACCACTAATTCCTGCAGGAAGTTAAAGTTGCCATCTCCAAGATTAAAAGAGTACTAAAAGCTAAAGAATACACTTGGATAATTTCCAGCAAGCAAATAACACCCACCATAATTTAGCAAATTGACAGTTGTagtaccaaaaataaatagaacaGAGTTTTTGCATCTGGTTAATTAAGCAATAGTCATTTATAAATGGCAGTGATCATCTAGGGAAGTGATCAAGCTGCTTATGTTGAGGACAGCTAGATGGGCCAGTACCATGGAAGCATTCTGTGTCATACATTGATTACTTTCAAACATTGAGATTAGCATTTGTTAGTGTGATACCAATTCAATCCATCACATGTGAATGATTCTACCACCTGATATTATTGAGCTCAATCTTGACGGTAGTTCTATTGGCATCATTGGCCAGCTGGTATTGGAGGTGTATTCAATCACAATGGGCAGATCATGTTGactttttggggttttgttggGTGGGTCACTGCGGAGCTGAAAGAAATCATTAAGAACTGGAAGTTGCGCAATGGATGAATACAATCATTAAAGAAGATTCAATGTTGGAGATGTAGATGGTTTCAAGGCCTTCTATTGGTCTTTGCAATATCGTTATATTAAAAGAGCTAAATCAGTGTCGTAAAGGGTAGTTTACATTTTCTTGGAGGAAGCAATCTGCCCTCCTTACTAAGTTACTGCGTTGACTAGACATTCCTGTTCTTGGTTCCTACCCAATTTTGCAAGAGTCTCTAAGGATTCTTGGCTTTGGTGATGCAGTAACAAATAGAAATATTTAggttattttcttttatgggtTATTTTTgcaattgttttttcttttttttaacgtTGATAAAATAGTACAAGATAAAGCTGTGGAGTTGGATTCAGACTCTACTCTTCATTCACTGGGTGGGATTAGCTTTTGTTACAAGTCTTTAAATACATGTTTGTAAACAACATACAGAATTGGAATGGATGGAATTTATTTGAGTCTTGCCGCAGCTATATGATTGAATAGTTCTTCTCTGTTCGATCCCAGATCCCCACGTTCCTCattctcttcatttcttcttatgTTCTCTCTCACtccttcattattcttcttccatATTTCTTCTTATTATCATGGGATTTATTATTGTGTTCCTTGTTTCTGGGAGACCTAACTGTCCCAACATAAATTGCCTGATCTCCTTGGTGAGCTATCGGTTTAACCTGAAATTTTGGGGGAAAGGAAGCTCTTCGACAAACAACCAAAACACTAGAGCTCTCTAAGTCACACTGCTGAGCTAATAATCCAGTAGTTCTCCAAGAAAGCAGTGACTATATCAACCGCATGTGGGCCTAGCCCACTAACCCTATCAAACCACGTGGCAAattattttgaactcaaatttaCTGGACATTTGTTCTTGTCATCATATTTATCTTATAAGCTTCAGACTGACGGTGTTCCCCCACAAAGCAATATAGAGCTTTAAGAAAGGGTTAAAAAATCTTCTTTTGCATCTTTGGTTTAACAGCTGAAAATATATGGTGCCTGATGGACCATATGATTGAGATGGGACCCCAAACTTACAATCTAACTAATCCAAGGGGCATAAGATGCACCCAATTAACTTCTACGTTAACAGaattttcccatattttaaaaaagggaaaagtctAGGCATGCCGCTGGGCTGCCCtgactgtgtcactctctctctccccatcccATGGAAAAGACGCCCATGTCCATGTGTATCCCACATTGCCATTGATTGGAGCCGCTAGCTTTCCTGAGCTAGCGGTGTGCCCAACCTCCACCCTTTTAAAGAATATGTAAATTCACCCAAGTGAATCAATCCCAATTTCCAGATTCTCCAACCATGCAACTAACTTCTAGGTTACTGATTTGCATCGAAGCATCAGAAAAAACAAGAGACTTGTTCCAGATGCATCTACCAACACTAGCACATTCAAATAGCTAAAATCGACAAACAACCAAATCAAAgataaagcaaacaaaaaaaaaaaaaaaaatttcattcgcAAACGCAAGAGATTGCATACCTCCG is a window from the Macadamia integrifolia cultivar HAES 741 chromosome 5, SCU_Mint_v3, whole genome shotgun sequence genome containing:
- the LOC122080267 gene encoding patatin-like protein 2; amino-acid sequence: MIGGIRLDETVTNVVIPTFDMKLLKPTIFTSSQAKRDESMMALLSDVVIGTAAAPTLFPPYSFQITTSEGVTTKFNLYDGGLVAGNPTLVALTETVKEMNGNVDYTKFRVLSLGTGTEEFQGYEADSHCWGKVALKYLLYDPILSTAGERMAEVYAGMLLRTDIYPNNYIRIQIDTLNSTENNMEDPSTENLQNLVEIGEKLLNQTLTRYDPSTGRFLPVSNGVTTRQSLLRFAEELSAEKKRRETKRKLFGAI